A genome region from Variovorax paradoxus includes the following:
- a CDS encoding MFS transporter gives MQAPASAPALSIKQVLFCGAMIVTLSMGIRHGFGLWLQPITQAQDWSRQTFSFALAIQNLSWGIFGVFAGMLADRFGAFRVLIGGSVFYALGLFGMAHSPTPLLFTLSAGILIGAAQAGTTYAVIYGVIGRQIPAERRSWAMGVAAAAGSFGQFLMAPIEGRLIGHLGWQTALAVVAVLVLVIVPLAFGLREPRTAALAGHREQSVLQAVGEAFRYPSFGLLMAGYFVCGFQLAFIGIHMPTYLRDRALPAEVAGYALALIGLFNVFGTYTVGLLGQKLAKRKILAAIYFARAVSIALFLLAPLSPMSVYVFSAAMGFLWLSTVPATNAIVAGIFGVAHLSMLSGFVFLSHQVGSFLGVWLGGYLYDTTGSYDIVWYISIALGVFAALINLPVKESAIVRAPRPLGAAG, from the coding sequence ATGCAAGCTCCCGCCTCCGCGCCCGCCCTCTCGATCAAGCAAGTCCTGTTCTGCGGGGCAATGATCGTCACGCTGTCCATGGGCATCCGCCACGGCTTCGGCCTCTGGCTGCAGCCCATCACCCAGGCGCAGGACTGGAGCAGGCAGACTTTCTCGTTCGCGCTGGCGATCCAGAACCTGTCCTGGGGCATCTTCGGCGTGTTCGCGGGCATGCTGGCCGACCGGTTCGGCGCGTTCCGGGTACTGATCGGCGGCTCGGTCTTCTATGCGCTCGGACTCTTCGGCATGGCGCACTCGCCGACGCCGCTGCTCTTCACGCTGAGCGCAGGCATCCTGATCGGCGCGGCGCAGGCAGGCACGACCTACGCGGTGATCTACGGCGTGATCGGGCGCCAGATTCCGGCCGAGCGGCGTTCCTGGGCAATGGGCGTGGCTGCCGCCGCGGGCTCGTTCGGCCAGTTCCTGATGGCACCGATCGAAGGCCGGCTGATCGGCCATCTCGGCTGGCAGACCGCGCTGGCCGTGGTCGCGGTGCTCGTGCTGGTGATCGTCCCGCTCGCGTTCGGCCTGCGCGAACCCAGGACCGCGGCACTGGCCGGACACCGTGAGCAGTCGGTGCTGCAGGCAGTGGGCGAGGCATTCCGCTACCCCAGCTTCGGGCTGCTGATGGCGGGTTACTTCGTGTGCGGCTTCCAACTGGCCTTCATTGGCATCCACATGCCCACCTACCTGCGCGACCGCGCGCTTCCGGCCGAAGTGGCGGGCTATGCGCTGGCGCTGATCGGTTTGTTCAACGTGTTCGGCACGTACACGGTCGGGCTGCTGGGGCAGAAGCTGGCCAAGCGCAAGATACTGGCGGCGATCTATTTCGCGCGGGCGGTGTCGATCGCCCTGTTCCTGCTGGCACCGCTCTCCCCGATGAGCGTGTACGTGTTCTCCGCCGCCATGGGCTTCCTGTGGCTGTCGACGGTGCCTGCCACCAATGCCATCGTGGCGGGCATCTTCGGCGTGGCGCACCTGTCGATGCTCAGCGGCTTCGTGTTCCTGAGCCACCAGGTGGGCTCGTTCCTGGGCGTGTGGCTGGGCGGCTACCTGTACGACACCACGGGCAGCTACGACATCGTCTGGTACATCTCGATCGCGCTGGGCGTGTTCGCGGCGCTGATCAACCTGCCGGTGAAGGAAAGCGCCATCGTGCGCGCCCCCCGCCCGCTGGGCGCGGCGGGCTGA
- the dapA gene encoding 4-hydroxy-tetrahydrodipicolinate synthase, with translation MEQLTGSIVALVTPMHDDGSVDYPALRRLIDWHIEEGTDCLGVVGTTGESPTVDVEEHCEIIRVSVEQAKGRVPVMAGCGANSTKEAIELAKFAKGVGADSQLQVVPYYNKPTQEGQYQHFKAIAEAVGDLPIVLYNVPGRTVADMAHDTVLRLAQVPGIIGIKEATGNIERAQWLIRDVPKNFAVYSGDDPTAVALMLCGGQGNISVTANIAPRKMHELCVAALAGDVKRAMEIQFELMPLHRNLFVEPNPIPLKWAMARLGLCGGALRLPLTELGEASRPAVEGALRATGLLKG, from the coding sequence TTGGAGCAACTGACAGGCAGCATCGTCGCGCTCGTCACGCCGATGCACGACGACGGCAGTGTCGACTACCCCGCCTTGCGGCGTCTCATCGACTGGCACATCGAGGAAGGCACCGACTGCCTCGGCGTGGTAGGGACCACCGGCGAATCGCCGACGGTCGATGTCGAAGAGCACTGCGAAATCATCCGCGTATCCGTCGAGCAGGCCAAGGGCCGCGTGCCGGTGATGGCCGGCTGCGGCGCGAACTCGACCAAGGAAGCCATCGAGCTCGCCAAGTTCGCCAAGGGCGTGGGTGCCGACTCGCAGCTGCAGGTCGTGCCCTACTACAACAAGCCGACGCAGGAAGGCCAGTACCAGCACTTCAAGGCCATCGCCGAGGCCGTGGGCGACCTGCCCATCGTGCTGTACAACGTGCCCGGCCGCACCGTCGCCGATATGGCGCACGACACCGTGCTGCGCCTGGCACAGGTGCCCGGCATCATCGGCATCAAGGAAGCCACCGGCAACATCGAGCGGGCCCAGTGGCTCATCCGCGACGTGCCGAAGAACTTTGCCGTCTACTCCGGCGACGACCCGACCGCGGTCGCGCTCATGCTCTGCGGCGGTCAGGGCAACATCAGCGTCACGGCCAACATCGCGCCGCGCAAGATGCACGAGCTGTGCGTTGCCGCGCTCGCAGGCGACGTGAAGCGGGCCATGGAGATCCAGTTCGAACTCATGCCGCTGCACCGCAACCTGTTCGTCGAGCCCAACCCGATCCCGCTGAAGTGGGCAATGGCGCGGCTCGGACTGTGCGGTGGCGCCCTGCGCCTGCCCCTGACCGAACTCGGCGAAGCAAGCCGTCCCGCAGTCGAAGGCGCCCTGCGCGCCACCGGCCTGCTCAAGGGCTGA
- a CDS encoding glycine zipper 2TM domain-containing protein, translated as MKISMRFVSVTASVLAVATLTACVAPAPVYQTSRYPYQAPPQAIQYQEASYVEYGHVANIEVLRSETAGTGTTGGGAVAGGVIGGVVGNQFGRGNGRAAATALGIVGGALLGNTIEAQQNGPRAYEIYRVSVQTDRGGYRAFDVQSPGDLRIGDRVRIDNGQISRM; from the coding sequence ATGAAGATCTCAATGCGCTTCGTTTCCGTCACCGCGTCCGTGCTGGCCGTGGCCACGCTCACGGCCTGCGTGGCGCCGGCGCCGGTCTACCAGACATCGCGCTATCCATACCAGGCGCCGCCGCAGGCCATTCAGTACCAGGAAGCTTCCTACGTCGAATACGGCCATGTGGCCAACATCGAGGTCCTGCGCAGCGAAACGGCCGGCACCGGCACGACCGGCGGCGGTGCCGTTGCCGGTGGCGTCATCGGTGGCGTGGTCGGCAATCAGTTCGGCCGAGGCAACGGCCGGGCGGCAGCCACTGCACTGGGCATCGTGGGCGGTGCCTTGCTGGGCAACACCATCGAGGCGCAGCAGAATGGACCGCGCGCCTACGAAATCTATCGAGTGTCGGTGCAGACCGACCGCGGCGGCTACCGTGCGTTCGACGTGCAGAGCCCCGGCGACCTGCGCATCGGCGACCGCGTGCGCATCGACAACGGCCAGATCTCTCGCATGTAA
- a CDS encoding FKBP-type peptidyl-prolyl cis-trans isomerase codes for MEISEQCVVGLTWTMKDTLGDVLDVLDEPVEFLIGGDDLFEVIEAALRGHEPGARVQLQIEPEQGFGDFNDQLLFLEPRSLFPEGTEEGMTFDGSALPKGVSDTIPKDTIYTVAEIYPDHLVLDGNHPLAGIAIRLDITVRSVREATEEEVGRGSAGTGFFKVAPMAPGNQTLH; via the coding sequence ATGGAAATCTCTGAACAATGCGTGGTCGGCTTGACCTGGACGATGAAAGACACGCTCGGCGATGTGCTGGACGTGCTCGACGAACCCGTTGAATTCCTGATCGGCGGCGACGATCTCTTCGAGGTGATCGAGGCTGCCCTGCGTGGCCACGAGCCCGGCGCCCGCGTGCAACTGCAGATCGAACCCGAGCAAGGCTTCGGCGACTTCAACGACCAGCTGCTTTTTCTCGAACCTCGCTCGCTCTTCCCCGAAGGCACCGAGGAAGGCATGACCTTCGATGGTTCTGCCCTGCCCAAAGGCGTGAGCGACACGATCCCCAAGGACACGATCTACACGGTGGCCGAAATCTATCCGGACCACCTCGTGCTCGACGGCAATCACCCGCTCGCGGGCATCGCGATCCGGCTCGACATCACGGTGCGTTCGGTGCGCGAGGCGACCGAAGAGGAAGTGGGCCGCGGCTCGGCCGGCACGGGATTCTTCAAGGTGGCGCCGATGGCGCCCGGCAACCAGACGCTGCACTGA
- a CDS encoding cupin domain-containing protein: MEITQPLPLLGGLSAAQFMRRYWQKKPLLVRQAIPDMVPPIERSELFALAEREDVESRLIRHGKSGWSLRHGPLVRRALPSLKQPAWTLLVQGVDLHHEGVHELMRQFRFLPDARLDDLMISYASDTGGVGAHFDSYDVFLLQAHGRRRWSIGKQSDLRLQPGVPLKILENFEPEQTFVLEPGDMLYLPPRYAHDGVAVGDDCMTYSIGLRSSALGELGADLLARMAQAYSEDLEDAGPAELARYRDPTQPAVDAPARMPDALQGFARKAIEAALRDADAVDRALGESLTEPKANVWFGEGGEMPGTAQHVALDRRTRMLYDARHIFINGESFRAGGADATLMRKLADRRALGARELARASEGALALLAEWCEAGWLHAR, translated from the coding sequence ATGGAGATTACACAACCGCTGCCGTTGCTCGGCGGCCTGAGTGCCGCGCAGTTCATGCGGCGGTACTGGCAGAAGAAACCCTTGCTCGTCCGCCAGGCGATACCCGACATGGTGCCACCGATCGAACGCAGTGAGTTGTTCGCGCTGGCCGAACGCGAGGATGTCGAGTCGCGCTTGATTCGCCACGGCAAGTCCGGGTGGTCGCTCAGGCACGGCCCATTGGTGCGCCGCGCCTTGCCCTCGTTGAAGCAGCCTGCGTGGACGCTGCTGGTGCAGGGCGTCGACCTGCACCACGAGGGCGTTCACGAACTGATGCGGCAGTTCCGCTTCCTGCCTGACGCGCGTCTCGACGATCTCATGATCAGCTATGCGAGCGACACCGGCGGGGTCGGCGCGCATTTCGACAGTTACGACGTGTTTCTGCTGCAGGCGCATGGGCGCCGCCGCTGGTCGATCGGCAAGCAGAGCGACTTGCGCCTGCAGCCTGGCGTGCCCTTGAAGATTCTCGAGAACTTCGAGCCCGAGCAGACGTTCGTGCTAGAGCCCGGCGACATGCTCTACCTGCCGCCGCGTTATGCACACGACGGCGTGGCCGTGGGCGACGACTGCATGACGTATTCCATCGGCCTGCGCTCTTCGGCACTGGGCGAGCTCGGTGCCGATCTGCTCGCGCGCATGGCACAGGCCTATTCGGAGGACCTCGAGGACGCGGGCCCGGCCGAACTCGCACGCTATCGCGATCCGACGCAGCCGGCCGTCGATGCGCCGGCCCGAATGCCCGATGCATTGCAAGGCTTTGCACGCAAGGCCATCGAGGCCGCGTTGCGCGACGCCGATGCGGTCGATCGTGCGCTCGGCGAATCCCTGACCGAACCCAAGGCCAACGTGTGGTTCGGCGAGGGCGGCGAAATGCCCGGCACGGCACAACACGTGGCGCTGGACCGCCGCACGCGCATGCTCTACGACGCGCGCCACATTTTCATCAACGGCGAGAGCTTCCGCGCGGGCGGTGCCGACGCCACCTTGATGCGCAAGCTGGCCGACCGGCGCGCGCTGGGTGCGCGCGAACTGGCACGCGCGAGCGAGGGTGCGCTCGCGCTGTTGGCCGAGTGGTGCGAAGCAGGGTGGCTCCATGCCCGATGA
- the bamC gene encoding outer membrane protein assembly factor BamC, whose translation MKNLSRLALLALVASLAACSVLEGDKIDYKSAGKAPTLEVPPDLSQLSRDNRYAVPGGAVTANAYQAGVANAPGVPTAVSNLGDVRMERSGTQRWIVVNRSPDQLWDPVKDFWQESGFLLTTEQRNLGIMETDWAENRAKLPQDIIRGTLGKLVDSVYSTGELDRFRTRLERTSTGTEIFISHRGMQEVYNNSRQDQTVWQPRPSDPELETEFLRRLMVKLGVSQEQSKILAATTAPTKTATVANVGGQPVVQISEGFDRAWRRVGLALDRTGFTVEDRDRSAGLYYVRYVTPNPDKKEPGFFGKLFSSSNKDEAPLKFRISVKSQGEATTVSVLNEAGAPVASANAERIVKVIADDLK comes from the coding sequence TTGAAGAACCTTTCGCGACTTGCACTGCTGGCCCTCGTTGCCAGCCTCGCCGCCTGCTCCGTCCTCGAGGGCGACAAGATCGACTACAAGAGCGCGGGCAAGGCCCCGACGCTCGAGGTCCCGCCCGACCTGTCCCAGCTGTCGCGCGACAACCGCTACGCCGTTCCCGGCGGTGCCGTGACCGCGAACGCCTACCAGGCCGGCGTCGCCAACGCACCGGGCGTGCCCACTGCCGTGAGCAATCTCGGCGACGTGCGCATGGAGCGCTCCGGTACGCAGCGCTGGATCGTCGTCAACCGTTCGCCCGACCAGCTCTGGGATCCGGTGAAGGACTTCTGGCAGGAAAGCGGCTTCCTGCTGACCACCGAGCAGCGCAACCTGGGCATCATGGAAACCGACTGGGCCGAGAACCGCGCCAAGCTGCCGCAGGACATCATCCGCGGCACCCTCGGCAAGCTGGTCGATTCGGTCTACTCGACCGGCGAACTCGACCGCTTCCGCACCCGCCTGGAACGCACCTCCACCGGCACCGAGATCTTCATCAGCCATCGCGGTATGCAGGAGGTCTACAACAACTCGCGCCAGGACCAGACCGTGTGGCAGCCCCGCCCGAGCGATCCCGAACTCGAGACCGAATTCCTGCGTCGCCTGATGGTCAAGCTCGGCGTGTCGCAAGAGCAGTCGAAGATCCTCGCGGCCACCACCGCCCCGACCAAGACCGCCACCGTGGCCAACGTCGGCGGCCAGCCGGTCGTGCAGATCAGCGAAGGCTTCGACCGTGCATGGCGCCGTGTCGGCCTGGCGCTCGACCGCACCGGCTTCACCGTGGAAGACCGCGACCGCAGCGCCGGTCTGTACTACGTGCGCTACGTGACGCCGAACCCCGACAAGAAGGAGCCCGGCTTCTTCGGCAAGCTGTTCAGCAGCTCGAACAAGGATGAAGCGCCGCTCAAGTTCCGCATCTCGGTCAAGAGCCAGGGCGAAGCGACGACGGTGTCGGTGCTCAACGAGGCTGGCGCGCCTGTCGCATCGGCCAACGCCGAGCGCATCGTCAAGGTCATTGCCGACGACCTGAAGTAA
- a CDS encoding MBL fold metallo-hydrolase: protein MLRFRSLGSGSTGNAALVEATSAGRTSRLLVDCGFGLKQLDLRLAQAGLVAGDIDAVFVTHEHGDHIGCAHSLARRNRVPVWMSEGTWLATGGRDFEGMLNLARDDAEFAVRDIGVKPFTVPHDAREPLQLRCTDGNRTLGVLTDLGHATAHVLSRLQGVHALLLEFNHDSDLLANSAYPAFLKHRVGGNYGHLSNAAAAEIARAVLHDGLRHVVAAHLSEQNNRPEIVRRLMAEALGGQEAEMITATAAEGSPWLDV from the coding sequence ATGCTCCGCTTCCGAAGCCTCGGTAGCGGCAGCACGGGCAATGCCGCGCTGGTCGAAGCGACCAGCGCCGGCCGCACCTCCCGCCTCCTGGTCGACTGCGGCTTCGGCCTCAAGCAGCTCGACCTGCGGCTCGCACAAGCGGGCCTCGTCGCCGGTGACATCGATGCGGTCTTCGTGACCCACGAGCATGGCGACCACATCGGCTGTGCCCATTCGCTCGCACGCCGCAACCGCGTTCCCGTCTGGATGAGCGAAGGCACATGGCTTGCCACCGGCGGGCGCGATTTCGAAGGCATGCTGAACCTCGCGCGCGACGATGCGGAGTTCGCGGTCCGAGACATCGGCGTGAAGCCCTTCACCGTGCCGCACGATGCGCGAGAACCCCTTCAACTGCGCTGCACCGACGGCAACCGCACGCTCGGCGTGCTCACCGACCTGGGCCACGCCACGGCCCATGTGCTGTCCCGCCTTCAAGGGGTGCACGCGCTGCTGCTCGAGTTCAACCACGACAGCGACCTGCTGGCCAACTCCGCTTACCCGGCGTTCCTGAAGCACCGCGTTGGCGGCAACTACGGGCACCTGTCGAACGCGGCGGCAGCCGAGATCGCGCGCGCCGTTCTGCATGACGGCTTGCGCCATGTGGTTGCAGCCCATCTCAGCGAGCAGAACAACCGGCCCGAGATCGTGCGCCGCCTGATGGCCGAGGCGCTCGGCGGCCAGGAAGCCGAGATGATCACCGCGACGGCCGCCGAAGGTTCGCCCTGGCTCGACGTCTGA
- a CDS encoding class I SAM-dependent methyltransferase: protein MKEPAPMHGLSAPSLWVVRWSHLLAPRTTVLDVACGAGRHMQWFAAQGHEVTGVDRSAEALATAGAFGRTLEADIESGSWPFGGRAFGAVIVTNYLWRPRLADIVSAVAPGGVLLYETFAAGNETVGKPSRPDFLLQPGELLAACADLRVVAYEDGFEPAPERFVQRIAAVRPAPGSAGAPRRHLLKGN from the coding sequence ATGAAAGAACCTGCGCCGATGCATGGCCTGTCCGCCCCCTCCCTATGGGTGGTCCGCTGGTCGCACCTTCTGGCGCCCCGCACGACGGTACTCGACGTGGCCTGCGGTGCCGGCCGCCACATGCAGTGGTTCGCCGCGCAGGGCCACGAAGTGACGGGGGTGGACCGGTCGGCAGAGGCGCTGGCAACGGCGGGCGCCTTCGGGCGCACGCTCGAGGCGGACATCGAGTCCGGGTCCTGGCCATTTGGCGGCCGGGCCTTCGGGGCGGTGATCGTCACCAACTACCTCTGGCGGCCGCGCCTGGCCGACATCGTGTCCGCAGTGGCGCCCGGCGGCGTGCTGCTTTACGAGACCTTCGCGGCGGGCAACGAGACCGTCGGCAAGCCTTCTCGGCCCGACTTCCTTCTGCAACCCGGCGAGCTGCTCGCGGCCTGCGCCGACCTGCGGGTGGTGGCGTACGAGGACGGTTTCGAGCCTGCGCCGGAGCGTTTCGTCCAGCGCATCGCCGCCGTCCGGCCCGCCCCGGGCTCCGCCGGCGCGCCGCGGCGCCACCTGCTTAAGGGAAACTGA
- the dut gene encoding dUTP diphosphatase, with the protein MKVDVRILDPRMVDQLPAYATPGSAGLDLRACLDAPITLEPNGWQLVGTGIAIHLADPAYAAMILPRSGLGHKHGIVLGNLVGLIDSDYQGELKISAWNRSDTPFVLNPMERLAQLVIVPVVQAQFRVVTEFAPTQRGEGGYGSTGKH; encoded by the coding sequence GTGAAAGTCGACGTCCGTATCCTCGATCCGCGCATGGTGGATCAATTGCCCGCATATGCCACCCCCGGAAGCGCCGGCCTCGATCTGCGGGCGTGTCTCGACGCCCCCATCACGCTGGAGCCCAACGGCTGGCAACTGGTGGGCACAGGCATCGCGATCCACCTCGCGGACCCTGCCTATGCAGCGATGATCCTTCCGCGCTCGGGCCTGGGCCACAAGCATGGCATCGTGCTTGGCAACCTGGTGGGCCTGATCGACAGCGACTACCAGGGCGAACTCAAGATCAGTGCCTGGAACCGCAGCGACACGCCTTTCGTGCTGAATCCGATGGAGCGTCTGGCGCAATTGGTGATCGTGCCGGTGGTGCAGGCGCAGTTTCGTGTGGTCACAGAATTTGCACCCACGCAACGAGGCGAGGGTGGCTACGGCTCGACCGGCAAGCACTAA